Proteins encoded in a region of the Marinobacter arenosus genome:
- a CDS encoding transporter — protein MRKPLLFPLFASACLMPATGIAQTDSAGDVPASPEEAEAKKEQVTDIASITSDRGIVTRPGRLTIEPAFSHAHSNATRVAIEGYTVIPALLVGLINISEIQRDIFVGALTFKYGFTSRFEADVRVPWLSVNEDLRERQAFEGTPVDTLRESSGEGLGDVELSARYQLNDGLEGWPYVIGVFRVKTPTGEGPYDVDQRVVEDSEGNPIGVELEERPTGSGFWSFEPGFSFIYPSDPAVLYGSLSYVWTMKEDQGPENGGEVDPGDVVRFGFGMGFAFNERTSFSLGYDHSVIRKTSFETNSDLFGANFDRIQVGSLSFGLAQRLSTNTTLSLTVNVGVTENAPNSELTLKLPITL, from the coding sequence ATGAGAAAACCGCTACTCTTTCCGCTGTTCGCCAGCGCCTGCCTGATGCCCGCGACGGGGATTGCGCAAACGGACTCTGCCGGGGACGTCCCGGCATCCCCCGAAGAAGCTGAAGCGAAGAAAGAGCAGGTCACCGACATTGCCTCCATCACCTCCGACCGCGGAATCGTCACCCGGCCGGGGCGACTGACCATCGAACCGGCGTTTTCCCACGCCCACAGCAACGCCACCCGGGTCGCCATTGAGGGCTACACCGTGATTCCGGCCCTGCTTGTGGGCCTGATCAATATCTCCGAGATTCAACGGGACATCTTCGTTGGCGCCCTGACCTTCAAATACGGCTTCACCAGCCGGTTTGAAGCCGATGTCCGAGTGCCCTGGCTGAGCGTCAACGAGGATCTCAGGGAACGTCAGGCCTTTGAGGGAACCCCCGTCGATACGCTTCGGGAGTCCTCGGGCGAAGGCCTCGGGGACGTCGAGCTGTCGGCGCGTTATCAGCTGAACGACGGCCTGGAAGGCTGGCCCTACGTGATCGGCGTGTTCCGGGTCAAGACGCCCACGGGGGAAGGGCCCTACGATGTTGACCAGCGGGTGGTGGAAGACAGCGAGGGTAACCCCATCGGGGTGGAACTGGAGGAGCGGCCCACCGGATCCGGATTCTGGTCCTTTGAGCCGGGGTTCTCGTTCATCTACCCGTCTGACCCGGCCGTTCTGTACGGCAGCCTCAGTTACGTCTGGACCATGAAGGAGGACCAGGGACCGGAAAACGGCGGTGAAGTCGACCCCGGGGACGTGGTGCGCTTCGGATTCGGCATGGGCTTCGCCTTCAACGAGCGGACCTCGTTCAGCCTGGGTTACGACCACTCCGTCATCCGCAAAACCAGCTTCGAGACCAACAGCGACCTGTTCGGGGCAAACTTTGACCGCATCCAGGTGGGTTCGCTGTCCTTCGGCCTGGCCCAGAGACTGTCAACCAACACCACCCTGAGCCTGACCGTGAACGTGGGGGTCACTGAAAACGCCCCCAACAGCGAGTTGACCCTGAAGCTGCCGATCACCCTCTGA
- a CDS encoding C39 family peptidase, with amino-acid sequence MAMLRLVSVAAGAALLWPTAFAGSVMIPGLGGGLEMEVESFQEQRFSSVMRQQYDFSCGSAALASLLSFHYGHEVTEADVFTGMFALADPDKVRREGFSMLDMKRYLESEGYQADGFRLPLSGIREKVRLPVIALVTLEGYRHFVIIKGISEREVFVGDPARGLKVYPREQFENYWDGSAFMIRSHIAQGRKTFERDGNWAHYVRAPVSRGPDGPSLSHTLPYWPNPREW; translated from the coding sequence ATGGCAATGTTGAGGCTAGTGTCTGTAGCCGCAGGTGCTGCCCTGCTGTGGCCCACTGCGTTTGCCGGATCGGTGATGATTCCGGGCTTGGGCGGTGGGCTTGAGATGGAGGTCGAAAGCTTCCAGGAACAGCGATTCAGTTCGGTGATGCGACAGCAGTATGACTTCAGTTGCGGTTCGGCGGCACTGGCTTCACTGCTGTCTTTCCATTATGGGCATGAAGTGACCGAGGCAGACGTGTTTACCGGCATGTTTGCTCTTGCCGACCCGGATAAAGTGCGCCGTGAGGGCTTCTCCATGCTGGATATGAAACGGTACCTGGAGTCCGAAGGCTATCAGGCCGACGGTTTCCGGCTGCCGCTCAGTGGCATCCGGGAGAAGGTACGCCTGCCGGTGATCGCACTTGTGACGCTGGAGGGGTACCGGCACTTCGTGATTATCAAGGGCATCAGTGAGCGGGAGGTGTTTGTTGGCGACCCGGCACGGGGCCTGAAAGTGTATCCACGAGAACAGTTTGAAAACTACTGGGATGGCTCTGCCTTCATGATTCGCAGCCACATTGCGCAGGGGCGAAAAACCTTTGAGAGGGATGGCAACTGGGCGCACTACGTGCGCGCGCCCGTGTCCAGGGGCCCGGACGGCCCCTCTCTGAGCCATACTCTGCCTTATTGGCCAAATCCAAGGGAGTGGTAG
- a CDS encoding YjgN family protein has protein sequence MSTELYQIVFAGQILDGFDEPQVKANLKDLFNATDERIERLFAPTTDAPAIKSNLNHEEAAIYHKRLTAAGADVRISSQNRAPAAPAKAAPAQQEPAGTAPANDTDEASGNRKRAPLEFTGRGGEYFGIWIVNILLTIVTLGIYSAWATVRNNQYFYGNTLLDGASFQYLASPITILKGRLIALAVLVAYVALSELFVEAAIAFAVAFLFLVPWIMIRSLRFNAINSAYRNIRFDFQGTYGQAFMVAFVWPLLNLLCLMLLTPLVLKKTHQFVANGSRYGTTGFDLAVTTKAYYLLFGKALLLALGFGAGAYLSAQANMPVLAAIIGGIGYLTLFGFFMAGVANLFLNSTELAEHRFESKLGPAQMVWIYLSNSLLVVLTLGLFTPWAKVRMARYRAACTTMLISGDLDHFVAAEQNRASALGQELGDAFDVEFAAI, from the coding sequence ATGTCGACAGAGCTTTATCAGATCGTGTTTGCGGGACAGATTCTGGACGGATTTGACGAACCGCAGGTGAAAGCCAATCTGAAAGATCTTTTCAACGCCACCGATGAACGCATTGAACGCCTGTTCGCCCCAACCACCGACGCACCGGCGATCAAGTCCAATCTGAACCACGAAGAGGCGGCGATCTACCACAAGCGCCTGACCGCTGCCGGTGCCGACGTTCGGATTTCATCCCAGAACAGAGCGCCTGCCGCCCCGGCAAAGGCGGCCCCGGCACAACAGGAACCGGCCGGAACCGCGCCGGCCAATGACACGGATGAAGCCTCTGGCAACCGCAAGCGCGCTCCCCTGGAATTCACCGGGCGGGGCGGCGAGTACTTCGGCATCTGGATCGTCAATATCCTTCTGACCATCGTGACCCTGGGCATCTATTCGGCCTGGGCCACGGTTCGCAACAACCAGTATTTCTATGGCAACACACTTCTGGACGGCGCCAGCTTCCAGTATCTTGCCAGCCCGATCACCATCCTCAAGGGCCGGCTGATTGCACTCGCCGTCCTGGTTGCCTACGTGGCCCTGTCGGAACTGTTCGTCGAGGCGGCCATCGCCTTCGCCGTCGCTTTTTTGTTCCTGGTGCCCTGGATCATGATCCGTTCACTGCGTTTCAACGCCATCAACAGCGCCTACCGCAACATCCGGTTTGACTTCCAGGGCACCTACGGCCAGGCCTTCATGGTCGCCTTCGTATGGCCCCTGCTGAACCTGCTGTGCCTGATGCTGCTGACGCCTCTGGTACTCAAGAAAACCCACCAGTTTGTCGCCAACGGCAGCCGTTACGGCACCACCGGCTTTGACCTGGCCGTGACGACCAAGGCGTATTACCTGCTGTTCGGCAAGGCCCTGTTGCTGGCACTCGGCTTCGGTGCCGGCGCTTACCTGAGCGCCCAGGCAAACATGCCGGTGCTGGCCGCCATCATTGGCGGTATCGGTTACCTGACGCTCTTCGGCTTCTTCATGGCCGGTGTGGCCAACCTGTTCCTGAACTCAACCGAGCTGGCCGAGCACCGCTTCGAGTCGAAACTGGGGCCGGCACAGATGGTCTGGATCTATCTGAGCAACAGTCTGCTGGTCGTCCTCACCCTTGGCCTCTTCACGCCCTGGGCCAAAGTTCGCATGGCGCGCTACCGCGCCGCCTGTACAACCATGCTGATTTCCGGTGATCTGGACCATTTCGTCGCCGCTGAGCAGAACCGCGCCAGCGCCCTGGGTCAGGAACTGGGAGATGCCTTTGATGTCGAATTCGCCGCTATCTGA